In Eubalaena glacialis isolate mEubGla1 chromosome 12, mEubGla1.1.hap2.+ XY, whole genome shotgun sequence, a single window of DNA contains:
- the MFSD4B gene encoding sodium-dependent glucose transporter 1 encodes MLRWFITVLLCAAFLGLGMSVAVLGPTFQDLATNVNRNISSLSLIFVGRAFGYLGGSVIGGVLFDNMNHFLLLGVSMFATTIGLYLVPFCKTAVLLIVVMSIFGVSVGILDTGGNVLILAIWGDKGAPHMQALHFSFALGAFLAPLLAKLALGRMVSAENHTEADFNHSAFNQSSEADSESLLGIPDDMNLLWAYAVIGAYIFVVSLFFFALFVKKSSRQEKAKASAQRFRRAKYHNALLCLLFLFFFFYVGAEVTYGSYVFSFATSHAGMKESEAAGLNSIFWGTFAACRGMAIFFATCLQPGTMIVLSNIGSLASSLFLVLFDKSRVCLWIATSVYGASMATIFPSGVSWIEQYTTIHGKAAAFFVVGAALGEMAIPAVIGILQGKYPDLPVVLYTCLGSSVATAVLFPVLYKLATLPISRQQKEHSKSEDQKALLSSSGLNDYEEENEEEDAEKWNEMDFEVIEMNDTMRNSVIETSRYILMEPTADVSNQSHSNALMFESSPVNMGKSPVNHLARNQDKRD; translated from the exons ATGCTGCGCTGGTTCATCACCGTCCTCCTGTGTGCCGCCTTCCTGGGGCTG ggaATGAGTGTCGCTGTACTGGGACCCACGTTTCAAGATTTGGCAACAAATGTGAACCGCAATATCAGcagtctttctctgatttttgtGGGCCGTGCCTTTGGATATTTGGGTGGCTCTGTGATTGGTGGAGTTCTTTTTGACAATAtgaatcattttcttcttttgg GGGTGTCAATGTTCGCTACCACAATTGGTCTTTATCTTGTTCCATTTTGTAAGACTGCAGTGTTACTGATTGTCGTCATGTCCATCTTTGGTGTTTCAGTTGGCATTCTGGATACAG GTGGTAACGTCCTAATCTTGGCTATTTGGGGGGACAAAGGAGCCCCCCATATGCAGGCCTTACACTTCAGTTTTGCCTTGGGTGCCTTTTTGGCTCCCCTGCTGGCTAAATTGGCATTGGGCAGGATGGTGTCTGCTGAAAACCACACAGAGGCTGACTTTAACCATTCTGCCTTCAACCAGTCATCTGAAGCTGACTCAGAATCTCTACTTGGAATACCTGATGATATGAATTTACTGTGGGCTTATGCTGTTATCGGTGCTTATATTTTtgtagtttctctctttttttttgctctgtTTGTAAAGAAAAGCTCAAGGCAGGAAAAAGCAAAAGCATCTGCTCAGAGGTTTCGAAGAGCTAAATATCacaatgcccttctttgtctcctttttctgttcttctttttttatgttgGAGCCGAGGTAACATATGGCTCTTACGTTTTCTCCTTTGCAACCAGCCATGCTGGCATGAAAGAAAGTGAAGCGGCTGGGTTGAACTCCATCTTCTGGGGGACCTTTGCAGCCTGCAGGGGTATGGCAATCTTTTTTGCTACATGTTTACAACCTGGAACCATGATTGTGTTGAGCAACATTGGCAGCCTGGCTTCATCTTTATTTCTGGTGCTTTTCGACAAGAGCCGAGTTTGTCTCTGGATAGCAACTTCAGTGTATGGTGCCTCAATGGCAACCATATTTCCCAGTGGTGTGTCTTGGATTGAGCAGTACACGACCATCCATGGGAAAGCTGCAGCATTTTTTGTAGTCGGTGCTGCCCTGGGAGAAATGGCTATTCCTGCAGTAATTGGAATTCTTCAAGGAAAATACCCTGATTTGCCTGTAGTTTTGTACACCTGTTTGGGGTCATCAGTAGCCACTGCTGttttatttcctgtgctgtataaATTAGCCACCTTGCCTATCAGTCGTCAGCAAAAAGAACACAGTAAAAGTGAGGACCAGAAAGCTTTGCTCTCTAGCTCTGGGCTAAATGACTATGAGGAAGAGAATGAAGAAGAAGATGcagaaaaatggaatgaaatggaCTTTGAAGTGATCGAAATGAATGATACAATGAGGAATTCTGTAATAGAGACATCTAGATATATTTTGATGGAGCCCACAGCTGACGTCTCCAACCAATCCCACTCAAATGCGTTAATGTTCGAGTCCTCTCCAGTTAATATGGGCAAGTCCCCTGTGAATCACCTTGCAAGAAACCAGGACAAAAGGGACTAA